AATTATTTTTTCAAATAAACTTCAAGATATTAAAGTCAATTTAAAAAACAAAAGATTATGTATATTGGTCCATGGAGAGGAGATATATATAACATACATGGATTTACCTAAAATGAAAAGAGAAAGTCTTAATAGAGTTGTAAGAAATGAATTAAAGAGTAGATTTAAAAATATGGATAATATAATGTTTTCCTATGAAATAGTTAAGCATAGTAAACACAGCTTAGGGTTAATTGTTTTTTGTATGAATTGGAGCAATATGAACATAGCAAAAGTATGTGATGATAAAGGAGGTAACATTAGAGGAATAATGCCTATTCAATTTTATATTTGGTCAACTTATAAAGATAAATTGGGAAAGGGAAATTATATATTTACTTTAATTAAAGAGGATACCTTGTATCTTATGGCTTGTGAAGATGATAAGGTTGTATTTAATAATGTATTTAAAAATATAATTATTAAAGAAGAATTTTTAGGGATTTTGGAAGAATTTAAATTTAAATTAAATATTCTAATCCCCAAAATTAAGTTTTCTACCATAGTATTTGTGGATTTCTTATATAAAGACATAATAAAAGCTTTATATAAAAATTATACTTGCAAGGATTTGGGAAGTTTTAGTATTAAATAATATATAAACCCTATTAATATACACTAAAATTTAAATATGTTTGAATTCAAGAGGGGCAATTTTAATTATGAAAAACCTATATTTTTTACCATACTGGTATATACAAAATAGAGAAAATAAAAAAAATAAAAATCTGAAAGTTTTTATTTTAATAATTTTAATTTTTAATATTATAATATTCAATATATATTCAATAAATAGAGATAAACTCAGCAGCATAGAAAATAAATTGAAAGAGCATACTTCTATAGGGAAGTCACAATACAGCGGAGATAATACTATTAAAAGTTTCATGGATTTTTGTGATTATATATCTAAAGAAAAAAGTTTTAAAAGTATAAATATTGAAAACAGAAACATAGAAATAGATATAATGGGAAGAGAACAAGAGTGTTTTTCTTTAATTAAAGACATGGAAAATTCTAATAAATTCGTGGTAAAAAACTTTAGTTGTTTAGGAAATGATAAGGAAGAAAGTACAAATTGGAAAATAAGCTTGTTTTTAAAGTGATTCTATTTGAATTAAGGTGGAATATTAACTATGAATAAGGTAAATAATTTATATAGAGTTATTATAATATTTTTAATTTGTATAGGTGGTACACTTTTGGTAAAAAATTATAAAGTTGTTTCTCTTATAAAATATCAAGATAATAAACTTCAATTGTTAGAGAAAAAAGAAGTTAAAAAGAACTATAAAATAAGCTGTGCAGAAATTTTAAGTGAATTAAATAATATAGAAAATCTTAATATACTAAACTTTACAAATTCCAATAGTGAAAGCCTGTCGCTTCAGGCTGAAATAATAGGAGATAAAAATAAAGTAAAGAATATTTTAACGCAAATTAAAAATAGTGATAATTTCTATAATATATCAAGTATTAGAATTCAACAGGAGGAGTTAGATAATATGAAAGTAGTAGCAGATATAAAATTTAGGAGAAATGAGTAATATTTTCTGAATTTACAGATAATATACAATGTATAATGTAGTGTTAAATAAAAATATTTATTAGTTTTTATTTAAATATGTTTAAATAATATGTTTGCAAATAATCATTAGTTTTGATAAAATAACATTGTTTAAGGTAATACTGTAGGGTTGTTTAGTACAGTTTTTAATACAACTTACGGCATTTTTCAGCATAAAGGTTCGCTGTATTTGCTGTTATTTGGTGAGTAGTGGTTTTTAAATTTTAAGGGAGTAATAAAAGTCCCATAGGTAAAGGTTTAATATGTACAAAAGTGTTATTCCCTATTAGAGAAAAGGGGGTAATTTAAGTGTTCAAAAAAAGAATTGAGAAATTAAGAAAGGCCATGAGGAAAAAGGACATTGATGGGGTCTTGTTGGTAGGAGATGCCAATAGAAATTATTTAAGTGGATTCACAGGAAATGAGAGTTTTTCTGTTATAACTTGTGATAAAGCTTTTTTTATAACTGATTCAAGATTTACAGAACAGGCCATGCAGCAAGTTAAAGATTATGAAGTGGTAGAATACGGCAGAGGTGTTTCTCTTATAGATTTTCTAAATGACTTGTTAAATAAAATAGATGTTAAAAGAATTGGATTTGAAGAAAACATACTTTCCTACAGTCAATATACTCTTTATACTAATAAATTACAATGTGAATTTGTTCCTATGGATGGAATTATAGAAAAATTAAGGACAGTAAAAGATGAATTTGAAATAAAATCAATACAAAAGGCAGCTGAGATTGCAGATAAGGCTTTTGAACATATAATAAAATTTATAAAATGCGGTATGACAGAGAGGGAAATAGGTTTAGAGTTAGAATTTTATATGAAAAAATTAGGAGCTAAAGAGTTGTCTTTTCCGTCTATAGTTGCATCTGGAATAAGATCCAGTCTCCCACATGGGGAAGCAACAGATAAAATTATAAATAAAGGCGAGTTTTTGACATTAGACTTTGGATGCATATTTGACGAGTACTGTTCTGATATGACAAGAACAGTTGTAATAGGCGAGCCAACACAAAAAATGTTAAAAATATACAATATTGTGCTGGAAGCTCAACAATTGGCTCTAAAGGAATATAAGCCTGGAATATCTGCTGCAGATGTAGACAGTACAGCTAGGGACTATATAGAAGGGGAAGGTTATGGAAAGTATTTTGGCCATGGCCTAGGACATGGAGTAGGAAGACAAATTCATGAAGCACCTACCATATCATTTAAGAATAAGAATAAGTTAGAAGTGGGTATGGTAGTTACGGATGAACCAGGAATATATATACCACATTTTGGAGGAGTCAGAATAGAAGATTTACTAGTAGTTACAGAAAAAGGAGGAAAGGTCCTATCAAAATCCTCAAAAGAGCTAATATGTATAGGGTAATTATATAATATAATATTATATTATTATAATAGATCACAAAACCAGATAAAAATTGAAAAAGGTCGAATAAGAATGAGAAAGGGGTTAAAGCCGTTGTATCAACATTTTATATGTTGATTATGTAGGGTGATGTACATCCGAATTTATGTCCTTGGAGTGTAAGACCAGACCGAAATTAGCTAATTGCGAAATCGATACACTATGAAGAGGAAAGTAAGCTTAAAATTCATATGATCTAAGTTTACATGACGGCATGGATATAATGATATCAGCAGGAGATTTAAGAAAAGGAACTACTTTTGAACAAGATGGACAAGTGTATACAGTAGTAGACTTTCTTCATGTAAAACCAGGTAAAGGAGCAGCATTTGTAAGGACAAAACTTAGAAATGTTATAACGGGATCAGTTACTGATACTACTTTTAATCCCAGTGCCAAGTTGCAAGAAGCAGTTATAGAGAGAAAAGAAATGCAGTACTTGTATTCAGATGGAGAATTATATTATTTTATGGATCAGGAAACTTTTGAGCAAATTCCACTAGAATATGCAAAGGTACAGGAAGCAATAAAATTTTTAAAAGAGAACATGTTTGCTATAATAAAGTTTTATAAAGGAGAGGCATTTTCTGTGGAAGCTCCAAACTTTGTTGAACTTCAGGTAACCCATACAGAACCAGGAGTTAAGGGAAATACTGCTACAAATGTGTTAAAGCCAGCTACTCTTGAAACAGGAGCAGTTGTGTCAGTACCTATATTTGTAAATCAAGGAGAAACTATAAGAGTTGATACAAGAAGTGGAGAATATATGGAAAGAGTTTAGGAAATACTAATGGCAAAATAAATTTAAGGATGTGGTATCATGCATTCTATTATATCTAAAGTATCTTATCTTAAAGGTTTAGTAGACGGATTAAAAATTGATAAAAATACTAATGACGGAAAAGTTATTATAGAAATTGTAGATGTGCTTAAAAGTATAGCAGAGGAAATAGAGAACATATCTGAAGACCAGAAGGATATGAGGGCTTATATAGATTGTATGAATAAAGATCTGGCAGATCTTCAAGATAACTTATATGATGATGATTACGAGGCTTATAAAGATGAAGGAGAAAATTTTACAGAAATTCAGTGTCCCAATTGCAATGATACGGTATATGTGGATAAAGATATATTAGAAAGAAGAAAAGAGTTAACATGTCCAAATTGCCACAACAATATATATATTAAAGATGATGATGTAAAAGATGAAGTATAGATTGCATTCTTATCTTCCACTTTGAAGAATGGCAGCATTCGGATAAAAAATACCACCAAGGTTCATGGATCTTGGTGGTATTTTTTATTTTTTTATTTATATGGAATAATTCGTGGAAAGTAAAAATAAAAATTAATATAAAAGAAAGGAGATGAAAAATATGGATACTAAAGAAATTTTAAATATTATACCTGAAAACTTAAAAAGGGCCTTAGGAGATTTGATAAAATCCCCTGATTTGCAAGAAATAAGAATAAGGACAAATAAACCTTTAATAATGCAGCTGGGCAGAAAAGAAGTTGTAGTTCAATATATACCTAAATTAGAAGATTTAAAGGTGATAGTTCAAAGAATGAGTAATTATTCCATTTATGCCTTTGAAGAAGAAATTAAACAGGGATATATAACTATTAGAGGGGGACATAGAGTTGGCATATGTGGAAGGTGTATTATCGAAAAGAATGAGGTAAAAACCATAAAAGATATTGCATCCATAAATATAAGGATATGTAGAGAGATTATAGGATGTTCTGATTCTATTATGAAGTTTATTTTAAAAAAGGATAAAGTAATAAATACTATAATAATTTCTCCACCTAAGTGTGGAAAGACTACCCTTATAAGAGATATTGTAAGAAATATTTCTCAAGGAATAAAAAACGTAGGGCTTACAGGAAAAAAGGTCTGTGTAATAGATGAAAGAAGTGAGATAGGAGCTTGTTTTAATGGAATGCCTCAATTAAATGTGGGCATGAGAACAGATATATTAGATGGATGTCCTAAAAGTCAGGGTATAATTATGGCCATTAGAAGCATGTCTCCAGAGGTTATAGTTTGTGATGAGATTGGAACTTATAAGGATATGGATAGTATTTTAACTGCTCTGAATTCTGGAGTAAATTTAATTACTACTATTCATGGCTATGGAACAGAAGATTTGTACAGCAGACCTGTGTTTAAGGAAATAGTTGAGAATAAGGTATTTAAAAGAGCCGTGGTATTAAGCAGCAGAGAGGGCTCCGGCACAGTAGAATATATATATAATTTTTCAAATGACTCAGTAATATGGAGGTCATAAAAATGGTGAAATTTTTAGGATGTATGATGATATTAGCTGCATCTACAGGAATAGGTGTTATATATGGGGAAGGCTTTAAAAAGAGAGTAAAACAGCTAAAAGAAATACAAAGGTGTATGTATCAGCTTCAAAATGAAATAATATACACTCATACACCTCTGCCAGAAGCTATTTCAAATACTGCATGTAAAAGTGTAAGTCCTATTAAGGATATATTTAAAGATATTTCTCAAATGTTAGAAAAAAATTCTGTTGATAGTGTGTATGAGGCTTTCAGCCATACATTAAAGGCTAAGGAAAATACTTTGAATTTAAAAAAAGAAGATACAGCTGCCTTGTTAGATTTATCTAGAACTCTTGGGGAATCAGATATAGAGGGACAGAAGAAGATGTTTTTACTAACTCTGGAAAATATAAAAGAACAAATAGAAACTTCTCAAATTTTAATGAATAAGAATTTAAAAATGTGCAGGAGTTTGGGTTTTTCATTAGGAGCCGTAATAGTAATAATTTTAATTTAAGTAATTTGCGTATGCTTTTTATGGTTTCTGAATGGTTAATGGGAAGGAAAAGGGGAGATAATCAAATGATGGACATAAGTTTAATTTTTAAGATAGCAGGGGTAGGCATAATTGTTATCCTTATAAATAAAGTTTTAGAAGCCAGCGGCAAGGGGGATTATGCAGTGGTAACCAACTTGGCGGGAATTTTAATTGTACTTATGATGGTAATAGATTTGGTAAATAAATTATTCAATACAGTTAGAACTATGTTTCAACTTTAGGAGAGCGCCATGGAGATAATTAAAGTAGTAGCATTTGCATTTGTTGCATTATTTATAGTATTGCTGTTTAAAGATAAAAGAGATGATATAGCAGTTTATATAAGTATAGTTTCTGGGGTTATGATATTTTTGTTTATGATAACCAAGATAACGGCCATACTGCAATTTATACAGCAATTAGCGGCTAAGGCAAATATAAATTTTATTTATTTAACCACTGTATTTAAAATACTTGCTATTGCATATTTAGCTTCTTTTTGCAGTGAGATATGCAAAGATGCAGGACAGGGGAATTTAGGTGCAAAAGTTGAATTTGCAGGTAAAATTTTAATTTTAGTACTTGCAATTCCTATACTTATGGCTGTATTACAGTCAATTTTAAAGATTATGTAGGTGTTAATTATGAAAAATAGTATATTGATACTAACTATAGTTTTATTAATATGTTTTAATGTACAAGCTTTTGATACAAACACTGCAGAAACAAATACACAAAGTAAAATAAATGTGGAAAATATTCAACAAAATACTGTAAAAAATGAAGAAGATAAAAGTGATCAGGAACAGATAAATCAATTCTATGATTATATAACAAATATGAAGACAGATAATGAGTTATTAAATGACATAGATGTGAAAACCTACGTAAAAAATTTTTTAAAAAGTGGAGAGGGAGGCATATCATTTAAAAAAATTTTAAGTGCAGTAATGTCCTATGGAGTAAGAGAGTTAAAAGCGTCTTTAAAGTTATTAGTACTTTTAGTAATAATCTCAATTATATGCACTCTTCTTACCAATTTACAAAGAGCCTTTAGCAGTGAACAATTATCTAATATAGCATATTTTGCATGTTACTCACTTATAATAATAATAATGTCAAAGAGTTTTTATATAGGAGTGGATATAGCCAAATCAGCTATAAACCAAATGACAAGTTTTATGGTAGCCTTAATACCTGTGCTTATAACCTTGGTAGCTTCTGTGGGAGGTTTTGTAGAAGCCGCAGTTATGGATCCAATTATAATAGGAGCTATAACTATAAGTGCAAATTTATTTATGTATGTTATAATTCCTGTAATATCCATGTCTTTTGTACTTCAATTTGTAAATAACTTGTCTTCCGAGTATAAGATAGACAAACTGACCAAGCTTTTAAATCAAGGGGCATTATGGACCCAGGGGATTATAATGACTATATTTATAGGGATAATAACTATAAGGGGAATTACTTCAAAAACTATTGATCAGGTTACAGCAAAAACAGCCAAATTTGCAGTGGATAATTTTGTACCTATAGTAGGAAAGAGCCTGTCAGATGCTATAGCTACTGTAGCTGGATATTCCGTATTATTAAAAAATGCATTGAGCAGTTTAGGGCTTATAGTAATTGTAGCGATGATTTTATTTCCTATAATTAAATTAATAATTATGATAATTTTGTATAAATTAACAGCAGCCCTTATAGAGCCCATAAGTGATGGAAGATTGGTGAACTGCATAAATTCTGCAGGAGATTCTCTTATACTTATAATGTCTTGTCTAATATGTGTGTCTATAATGTTCTTTATAATGATATCAATTGTAGCTTCAGCAGGAAGAGTTATGATATGAAAGGGGTGAAATGTTATGATTGAATCCCTGAGACAGTGGCTAGTAGGCATATGTACAGCCGTATTTTTCATTACTGCCATAGAAATGCTTTTACCAGATAATAGCATGAAAAAATATTGTAAATTTGTATTGGGGCTTATATTGATTACAGTATTCATTAATCCACTGATAAAGATATTTAATAAGGATTTTGATATAAACAGCTATACGGCAAAAGCTATAGAGAGCTTTGAAGAGAATACTAAAAGTGAAAAATCTTTAAAAGATTTTAATGAATATAAGGAGAAAAGTAAAGCAGATACCATAGAAGCCTTTGAAAGTAATCTCAAGTTAAGCTGTGAAAAAAACTTAAAGGAAAAATATCCAGATGGAAATTATAAAGTAACAATAAAAGCTGATTACGATGAGGAAAGTAATATTGTATATGTAAAAAATGTGAATGTAGAAATTCAAAAAGGCAGTGTTGAAAAAGTGAAAAAAGTAGATGTGAGTGGTAAAACTACTTCTGTGAGTAATTTTAATGAAGAAAGTAATGAGCAGTGTAATAAGATAAAGAACTACTTAAGCAAAGAATTAAATGTATCGGAAGATGTGATACATGTAAATTCTTGATGAGGAGGGGTAATTTTGGATTTTAAAAAATGGCTTAGCGAACTTCTTAAAAAAGGTAATAAAAAAAATTCTAATGATAAAAAAAATATTATGAATTTGGCTATAGTATTTCTAATAGGGTTGCTCATAATTATAACTATAAATTTTTTTAGTGGTTACAGTGAAAATACATATAATAATTTAAATAGTAATAAAAATAGTAGTACAGATGAGACTAAAAAGGATACCACTGAAGAATCCACCTCCACAGATGAAAATAGCTCCCATGATTATGAAGAATCCATACAAAAAAATTTAAAGAATACTTTAGAACAGATAGAAGGGGTAGGAAAAGTAGAAGTGATGATTAGTTTTGAAAGTGGAGAGGAACATGTACCAGCAGTAAATGTAAATGATACAACTAATACCACAGAAGAGAAGGATAATGAAGGAGGAACGAGAAATACCACTCAAAAAAATAATGGAAGCACAGTGGTTATCACAAACGATGGAAGCAAATCAGAACCACTTATAGTAAAAACATATAATCCTAAAATATTAGGTGTGTGTGTGGTAGCTGAAGGAGCTGAGAATAAAGTAACTGAACTTAGGATATCAAAGGCTATAACTGATTTATTTGGATTATCTGAAGATAAGGTGAATGTATATCCTATGAAAAAGTAGTATATAAGTCTACTTTTAAGCATATAATTTTTTAGAGTTAGGCATCTTAGAATAAATAACAAATTAAAGATGTCTTATATAGAGGGGGAATTAAAATGAATAAAAAACAGGCAGTTATAATTGTGACTCTTTTGGCGTTAATAGTTTGTGTAGGAGTAGTTGCCACAAAACTCAATAGTCCTATAAATTATGTGAATGGTTTAGATAATAATGGAACTAGTAATAGTACAGTATCATCCAACAGCACTAAAAGTAAAAGTACAGAGTCCGATACTACACAGTCTAAAGACAGTAAGTCCCAGTTTTTTGAAGAAACAAGACTTACAAGAGATCAAAAAAATGCAGAGACTCTTCAAACCTTAAAAAATTTTATAGATGATCAAAATGTATCCCAGGATAATCGTACAGATGCTGAAAAAAAATATACTGCCCTGGCTATGAATGCAAATTATGAAATGAAGATAGAAAACACTTTAAAGAGTAAAGGATATGAGGATGCCATATGTTCTATAGAAAATGATAAGGTTAGAATAATAGTTAAAAATAAAGAAAAATTAACAGATAAGAATACACGGGAAATAAAAGATGTAGTTATGAGTATTTCTAAATTGCAGGATGTGGAGATTGAAGTGAAGGAAAGCTAAATTTTCAAGATTAAATGCAGTAAGGATAATTACATAATGGATATAACATATGTGAAGATAATAATAAGTTAAAAATAGTTAAATTAATTGTAAAAAAAAAATTCATTTGATATAATGTATCTAATGTTAATCTTTCCATGATGTGAAATCTAGGAGGTGCAGTTATGGAAGAAAATATGAATAATGAAATTAACATGGGTATTGTAAAGATATCTGATGAAGTTGTAGGTGTAATTGCAGGTCTTGCTACTACGGAGATAAATGGAATAGTCGGAATGAGTGCCAGTCTTGTAGGGGGGATTACCCAAATACTAACAGGTAAAAAGAATTTGTCAAAGGGCGTCAAAGTAAGTGTAGGAGAAAATAATG
This window of the Clostridium kluyveri DSM 555 genome carries:
- a CDS encoding M24 family metallopeptidase; translation: MFKKRIEKLRKAMRKKDIDGVLLVGDANRNYLSGFTGNESFSVITCDKAFFITDSRFTEQAMQQVKDYEVVEYGRGVSLIDFLNDLLNKIDVKRIGFEENILSYSQYTLYTNKLQCEFVPMDGIIEKLRTVKDEFEIKSIQKAAEIADKAFEHIIKFIKCGMTEREIGLELEFYMKKLGAKELSFPSIVASGIRSSLPHGEATDKIINKGEFLTLDFGCIFDEYCSDMTRTVVIGEPTQKMLKIYNIVLEAQQLALKEYKPGISAADVDSTARDYIEGEGYGKYFGHGLGHGVGRQIHEAPTISFKNKNKLEVGMVVTDEPGIYIPHFGGVRIEDLLVVTEKGGKVLSKSSKELICIG
- the efp gene encoding elongation factor P, with amino-acid sequence MISAGDLRKGTTFEQDGQVYTVVDFLHVKPGKGAAFVRTKLRNVITGSVTDTTFNPSAKLQEAVIERKEMQYLYSDGELYYFMDQETFEQIPLEYAKVQEAIKFLKENMFAIIKFYKGEAFSVEAPNFVELQVTHTEPGVKGNTATNVLKPATLETGAVVSVPIFVNQGETIRVDTRSGEYMERV
- a CDS encoding CD1247 N-terminal domain-containing protein: MHSIISKVSYLKGLVDGLKIDKNTNDGKVIIEIVDVLKSIAEEIENISEDQKDMRAYIDCMNKDLADLQDNLYDDDYEAYKDEGENFTEIQCPNCNDTVYVDKDILERRKELTCPNCHNNIYIKDDDVKDEV
- the spoIIIAA gene encoding stage III sporulation protein AA — translated: MDTKEILNIIPENLKRALGDLIKSPDLQEIRIRTNKPLIMQLGRKEVVVQYIPKLEDLKVIVQRMSNYSIYAFEEEIKQGYITIRGGHRVGICGRCIIEKNEVKTIKDIASINIRICREIIGCSDSIMKFILKKDKVINTIIISPPKCGKTTLIRDIVRNISQGIKNVGLTGKKVCVIDERSEIGACFNGMPQLNVGMRTDILDGCPKSQGIIMAIRSMSPEVIVCDEIGTYKDMDSILTALNSGVNLITTIHGYGTEDLYSRPVFKEIVENKVFKRAVVLSSREGSGTVEYIYNFSNDSVIWRS
- the spoIIIAB gene encoding stage III sporulation protein SpoIIIAB; translation: MVKFLGCMMILAASTGIGVIYGEGFKKRVKQLKEIQRCMYQLQNEIIYTHTPLPEAISNTACKSVSPIKDIFKDISQMLEKNSVDSVYEAFSHTLKAKENTLNLKKEDTAALLDLSRTLGESDIEGQKKMFLLTLENIKEQIETSQILMNKNLKMCRSLGFSLGAVIVIILI
- the spoIIIAC gene encoding stage III sporulation protein AC, yielding MMDISLIFKIAGVGIIVILINKVLEASGKGDYAVVTNLAGILIVLMMVIDLVNKLFNTVRTMFQL
- the spoIIIAD gene encoding stage III sporulation protein AD — its product is MEIIKVVAFAFVALFIVLLFKDKRDDIAVYISIVSGVMIFLFMITKITAILQFIQQLAAKANINFIYLTTVFKILAIAYLASFCSEICKDAGQGNLGAKVEFAGKILILVLAIPILMAVLQSILKIM
- the spoIIIAE gene encoding stage III sporulation protein AE — encoded protein: MKNSILILTIVLLICFNVQAFDTNTAETNTQSKINVENIQQNTVKNEEDKSDQEQINQFYDYITNMKTDNELLNDIDVKTYVKNFLKSGEGGISFKKILSAVMSYGVRELKASLKLLVLLVIISIICTLLTNLQRAFSSEQLSNIAYFACYSLIIIIMSKSFYIGVDIAKSAINQMTSFMVALIPVLITLVASVGGFVEAAVMDPIIIGAITISANLFMYVIIPVISMSFVLQFVNNLSSEYKIDKLTKLLNQGALWTQGIIMTIFIGIITIRGITSKTIDQVTAKTAKFAVDNFVPIVGKSLSDAIATVAGYSVLLKNALSSLGLIVIVAMILFPIIKLIIMIILYKLTAALIEPISDGRLVNCINSAGDSLILIMSCLICVSIMFFIMISIVASAGRVMI
- the spoIIIAF gene encoding stage III sporulation protein AF, with the protein product MIESLRQWLVGICTAVFFITAIEMLLPDNSMKKYCKFVLGLILITVFINPLIKIFNKDFDINSYTAKAIESFEENTKSEKSLKDFNEYKEKSKADTIEAFESNLKLSCEKNLKEKYPDGNYKVTIKADYDEESNIVYVKNVNVEIQKGSVEKVKKVDVSGKTTSVSNFNEESNEQCNKIKNYLSKELNVSEDVIHVNS
- the spoIIIAG gene encoding stage III sporulation protein AG, which translates into the protein MDFKKWLSELLKKGNKKNSNDKKNIMNLAIVFLIGLLIIITINFFSGYSENTYNNLNSNKNSSTDETKKDTTEESTSTDENSSHDYEESIQKNLKNTLEQIEGVGKVEVMISFESGEEHVPAVNVNDTTNTTEEKDNEGGTRNTTQKNNGSTVVITNDGSKSEPLIVKTYNPKILGVCVVAEGAENKVTELRISKAITDLFGLSEDKVNVYPMKK
- a CDS encoding SpoIIIAH-like family protein codes for the protein MNKKQAVIIVTLLALIVCVGVVATKLNSPINYVNGLDNNGTSNSTVSSNSTKSKSTESDTTQSKDSKSQFFEETRLTRDQKNAETLQTLKNFIDDQNVSQDNRTDAEKKYTALAMNANYEMKIENTLKSKGYEDAICSIENDKVRIIVKNKEKLTDKNTREIKDVVMSISKLQDVEIEVKES
- a CDS encoding Asp23/Gls24 family envelope stress response protein, yielding MEENMNNEINMGIVKISDEVVGVIAGLATTEINGIVGMSASLVGGITQILTGKKNLSKGVKVSVGENNAAIDLFVVVEYGVRIPDVALKVQQNVKRAVESITGLEVSAVNIHVQNVMISKAEENDNIDIMEE